A segment of the Nitrospina gracilis 3/211 genome:
CATTCAGGTTGGTGTGTTCCCACGTGAACGGAATGATCGAAACCGAAAATCCGTTGTCGCGGCAATCGAAGACCGTGAGGCTGATGCCGTCCACCGCCGCCGATCCCTTTTCGATGACGAACGGCGCGAGTTCCGGCGGATGCTCGAAGCGAATGCGCACTTCGCCGGGGTTTTCGTCGATACCGGCAACGGTGCCGACCTGATCGACATGGCCGCTCACAAAATGGCCGCTCATTTTTTTGTTTGGTGTCAGCGCCTTTTCCAGGTTGATGCGCGCGCCTTCAACTGATTGTTTGAAGCTGGTGCGGCTCAAGGTCTCCGTGGACAAATCGACGGCGAAACCGGTCTCTATGATTTCCGCGACGGTCAGGCAAACACCGTTGCAGGCGATGCTCTCGCCCAGTTCGAACCCGCGGAAGCTCTCCGGCGTCTCGATGAGGAGACGCGCTTTCTCCGCGCCATGTTCAATGTGCGAAACCGTGCCCAGCGCTTCGATGATTCCGGTAAACATGATTACAGATATCCTTCCACCATCCAGTCCCGTCCCACCGGTGTGAGCGTGGGTTTCTGGATGTGCATGGCGTCCTTGAGTTTCTGGATGCCCGGTCCGCCGATCACGCTGACCGCCCCATTGCCACCGATCAACAACGGAGCAACAAAGAACAACACCTTGTCGACGATGCGGGCTTTCAATGCGGCGGCATTCAAACGCGACCCGCCTTCAATCAACACATGCGTCAGGCCGTTCTCCGCCAGTCGGCGCATGACGCGTTTGAGCGACACGCCTTCCCTCCCCGCGCGTTCGGTCCATACCTCAACGCCCGCTTTCTCCAGTTTGCGGAGGCGCGCCACCGGGGCAAGCCGGGTGGTGACATAAATCACGCGGTCGCGGTCCGTGTTCTCAAACACCCGCGCCTTCATGGGAACCAATCCCTGCGAATCCAGCACCACGCGGACGGGGTTGCGTCCGGCACGTTTGCCGAGACGTGTGGTCAGTTGCGGGTCATCCTTTAGCACGGTCCCGGAACCGGCAACGATGGCATCGACGCGGTTGCGCAGCTGGTGCACCACCTTCCGCGCTTCGGGTCCGGTGATCCATTTCGAGTCGCCGCTGTTGGTGGCGATCTTTCCGTCAAGCGACACCGCCGCTTTCAGTGTGACAAAGGGCAGGCCGGTGCGGATGTATTTCACAAACACTTCGTTCTGCCGCTCGCATTCCTTGCGCAGGATCCCTGTAGTCACTTCGATCCCGGCATTTTTGAGCCGACGCGATCCCTTGCCCTTGACCAGCGGATTGGGGTCCTGCATGCCGACGAAAACACGGCGGATGCCCGCGGCAATCACCGCTTCCGTACAGGGCGGCGTTCTGCCCTGATGGCAACAGGGTTCGAGGGTGACGATCATATCCGCACCACGTGCCCTGTTGCCAGCTTTTTTAAGAGCCTCGATCTCGGCATGGGGTTTGCCTGCGCAATGGTGAAAACCCTCTCCCACCACGGTGTCCCCGCGAACGATCACAGCACCAACCAGAGGGTTGGGCGAAGTACGCCCTTCCGCACGGGCCGCCAGGGCCAGGGCACGTCGCATCCAATGTTGCTGGGTTTCCCGGTCCATTCTCCCGTTCCTGCACAAGCCCAGATCGAAAGGTCCACCCTCATTTCTCAGGATGCCTGACTGTAGCAGAGTGGTCCCCGCTTGTCAAAGCTAACTGCTTGACAAAAAACGGGTTTTGGATTGAATGGGGAACGGGGCGGCCACGATCAGCGGTTCAACAGGTTGACCATGCGTTTACGGATACTGCCGCGCTGGTAAACGATTTCAATCCTGCGGTTGATAGCGCGGTTCTTGGCACTGGTATTAGGGACTTTTGGGCGGTACTCGGCGAAGCCTTCCACGGACAATTTTTCAGGAGGGAACCCCTCGGCGATGAGCATGCGGGCCACCTCCGCCGCCCGGCCGGAAGACAATTCCCAGTTCGAGGGAAAGCGGTCGGTGCGGATCGGCGTGTCGTCGGTGTGGCCTTCGATCTTGACATCGTAGTTGAATTGTTTGAGGAGGTCGAACACGTCTTTAAGCGTCTCGCGTCCTTTATATGTCATGCGTGCCTTGCCCGGCGGAAACAGCACCACATCCGAAATGGTGATGATGGCCCCACGCTCTCCCTGAGAGACCTGCACCTGCCCGGAGAGTTTGTTTTTGTAAATAAAGTCTTCCACCTCGGAAGTGATTTCCTTGATCTCTTTCGACACCATCGCCCCGACTTCATCCACAGCGTGAATGGTTTGGTCGTCCATCTGGGCCGTGGCCAGGTCTTTGATGACGTCCAGTCCTTCACGGGTCCCCAATTCCGGCAACTGCTCCGTACCCAGCGCACTGCGCAGGGACTCGCGAATCTGTCTGAATTTTTCTTCCTCGATGGAGCCCATGGCATAGAGCAGGATGAAAAAGACCATGAGCAGGGTCACCATGTCGGCGAAGGTGATGACCCAGGGAGCGACTCCCGTGGTTTCTTCCATGACCTCTTCTTCATCGTCGAGATGGAGGTCGGGGGTGGGTGGTTGACCGGAGGGTTTGGTTCCCATAACCTTACCTCACTTTGCGGGCCGGGGGGTGGCTCCCGGTGCCTGCCCCGGAGGGCGGGCCGGGCCTCTCGCGGCGCCCGCTTTCTTGGGCGTACCTTTGCGCGCTTCTTCTTCCACTTCTTTCTTGATCTTCTTGCCCGCAGCGTTGTCGATGTAGTTTTCCAAAGTCTCCTTCATGAACCGCGGGTTGACTCCCTTGCGTATATAAGTGATGCCTTCCAGCACCAGGTTCATCTCAAGGGTCTCCGCGGCACTTCGCCGTTTCAATTTCACCGCCATGGGAAGGAAAACGAGGTTGGCCAGCAACGCACCGTAAAAAGTGGTGATGAGTGCCACAGCCATGCGCGGGCCCACGGTGCTTACATCCTCCAGAGAGGCCAGCATCTGAATGAGGCCGATGAGCGTCCCCACCATTCCAAAGGCGGGTGCGAATTTACCCATGTCGTTCAAGATTTCCCAGCCATCCTTGTGCGACTGCTGGATCTGTTTGATCTCCCGCTTCATCAGGGTCACCACCGTATGTTCGTCCTTGCCGTCCACGGTCAGGCGGAGCCCTTTTTTCAGGAAATCGTTTTCGATCATGTTGAGCTTCGACTCGATTGCCAGCACCCCGCCCTTTCGCGCAATACTGCAGATCGAAACCATCGTGTCCATCAATTCATATAAATCCGACTTGCGGGTGATGAACACACGAATAAAATGACCCAGCATGCGGAACAGCTCGTTGACCGGATACGCAACCAGCGTGGCGGCAAAGGTGCCTCCGAGAACAATCATCACCGAAGGCGCGCTGACAAAAAGGTCCAATCCGCTGTTTTGCAGAATGGACACCAGGATCAGCCCAATGCCGATGAAAATTCCGAGTAAGGTCGCAATATCCATAAACTAAACTTTTCTGACTTTAATGGTGCTGACGATGGGATCGAGGTTGTTGAACCGTAGCACGTTGCTCAACGTGCTTTTGTCGATCATGGCTCCCTTGCGCAACACGCTGGTACCGGACCGGGAGTACAAATCCGCCGCCAGTTGCATGCCTTCCTGAAGAGTAAAAACGGTGCACTCAATGGTGTCGATATCTTTAAAAAGAGAGGAGTGAACGAACTCTCCCAGCAATGAAACGATCTCTTCATCGTAACGGGTCCCCTTCTCCTTTTCCAGTAATTTCATGACAGCAGCGGGGGATTCACCGGGGTGACTGACACGTGCATGATCGTAGAAACTGGCGGCGGAAACAATCCGAGATCCTATAGGGATCATTTCTCCACTCAGTCCTTCCGGTATTCCCGAGCCATCCACGTTCTCATACAAATGGCGGATGATTTGAGCGGTCGGATCGAATCCTGGAAACTGGCGCAACAGCATCTCAGCCAGATGAGTGTGGTGAACCCTTGGTGGGCCGGAAGGGTTTTCCTTTTTTGCATGACCGTTGCCGTTGGCGGGCTGGCTTACGATTCCAAGTTCATGCAGGCGGGCCGCGGTGCGTATGTGTTGAATCTGGTGGGGGGACATTTGAAGTTTTTGCGCAACAAAATCGGACATCTTTTCCACTCTCTGCGGATGCCCTCTGTGGCTGGCCTGGTGAAGCTCGATGATGTTGGTCAGCATATTGACCGTAGCGCGGAAGGTACGAATCAGGTCCTCATTCAACGCCTCGATCTGTTCGTTTTTGGCTTCGAGTTGCAGGTTCTTCCTGGAGGCTTCCTTCAAATCCGCTTGCAGCCGTTTATTTTCATTTTGCAACCCCCGCCCGATCCCGATGATCTTTTTCTGGTATTCCTTTGCCTCCAAAACTGTTTTTCCAACTGCTGGTTTTTGTCCTGAAGCTGGCGGCTCACGGTGAGCATCCGCAAAACATAGTTCACGAAAAAATGGACCTCATGGGCCTTCAGGGGTTTCGGTAAAAACGCCTCCGCTCCCACTTTTTGCGCCCCCTGTGTCAGTTCCAGGATTTCTTGTTCCGCGCACCCGGACATCAATACCGCGACGGCGTGCAATCCGAACTGTCGGATGCGGCGGATGACTTCAAATCCATCGGGACCAGGCATGCGCAGGTCGCAGAAAATGAGATCCGGTTTCCACGCCAGTGCTTTTTGCACACCCTCTTCCCCGGACATGGCTTTTTGAACTTGTACTTGTGCCTGTGCGATTGCTTCCTTCAGGTAAGCTTCCACAAGGGCGGATACCGTGGCGTCGTCATCGATCACCAGTAATTTTTTTGCCAGTTCAGTGTTCATTAAACAGAGGCCGCAGGGTCAATGGGTAGAAGGGTCACTTCTATAGATTGACGGATATATGGGTCGATTAGAATACCGGGCCCGGTTTCCCCTGCCTACCGAGACGGGTTTCCACATAACCTAACGGCGTCAACCGCCTATTCTTTAAAAGTTATATGATGAAAATTCAGAAAGAAATGCGTCTCGTCCGGGGAAGCGCAGGCTTTATAAGGTATTGTACGAATTACAATCTAAAACCAACCCGGGGGGTGAAATCAGGGGGACAGGGAGGGAAGTTTGGTAAAGAGAGCCTGAAAGGGAGCGGTCATTCCTCGTCCTCGTCTTCTTCGTCGATTTCGGTAAAAGGAAGCGAGGTGCAGCGAAAGCCCACGGCGGGATAAATATCAGCGGGGTCGAAAGAGTTACGAAAGGTGCATTTGGCCTGCACCATGTAATTCAGCCAGGAGCCGCCACGCACGATTTTCTGTGTGGTGAATTTGGAGGAATGAAACTGCACGCACCATTCCCACACGTTGCCTGCCATGTCGTAGCAACCGTAGGGAGAGCTCCCCTCCTCGTATTGAGTCACCGGCGTGGTGCGCCCCACCACAAAGTCGGCGGTGTTGCAGTACCCCTCCTGATACCCCATCGCTTCTCCCCAGGGGTAATCGAGGCCGTTGGGTCCGCGGGACGCCTTCTCCCATTCCTTTTCGGTGGGAAGGCGCATGCCGAGCCACAGGGCGAACATGGTCGCCTCGTAATAATTGATGCCGATGGCAGGCTGATCGTCGTCCAGAGAATAGGCGGGGAACCGCGGAACGAAGTTGGGATCGAATTGACGGAACAGGGCGTTGGTGACAGGGTATTTCATGAGGGCATACTCGCGCATGCCGATGCGGTCTTCGTCGTCGCGTTCGTCCTGGTAAATGAACGGACCCGCAGGCACGGTCACACACTCACTCCACTTCTGGACCACATTACGGTCCACTATTTGGGGGTCCTTCGATTCGGCAAAGTACGTTTTCAGCTCCGGGAGCAAGCGGACGCGTTCCCAATCCTGTGCATCGACCACTTCGCCCAACGCAATGCCGTGCAGGGAGCACACCAGTTCCAGCACGCTGAACAAGATGCGGGAATCGCGCCGGTCTCGTTGCAACAATCGATCGAGCACCGGCCGCAGGGAATCCGCGCCGTAAGCGTCCACAACCTGTTCCACACGCACCACACGGTTTTTCGCAAACTGCGGGTACGTCTCCCGGCACTGGTACTTCAACAACTGATTCACGAGAAGAAGCCGCGACTCGGAGATGCCTTCGATTTCCGGAAGCACCTGCCCGGCCAGAAACACCGCACCGTGCTCGATGAGCAGGTCGATCAACTCGTCGGTGCCTTCTTTCAACTCGCCACCAAAAAACTGAAACACGTCGTACCATTTAGGGTCGCGGCAGCGTTCTTTCACCAGGTCCCGCCAGTCGGGAAGTTCGGCCAGTTTGCGCCCGGAAAAGTATTCCTGCAACGAAGGATGCCGGAATTCCCACCGCTTGTGGTTCCAGGCCAGCAGACCGTCAAACCCGGGCAGGATATCGTCCTCTTCCAGCAAAACGTTGCGCGCGGGGGCGCAGTCTGAAAGCAGTGCCTTGTCGAATCCCGTGTTCACCGTCTCCTGCCGCTGGTTTTTGCCTTCCTTAATCAGGCGATACGATACCTGCTCCAACTGCCGGAACGCATCTTCAATCCATTCTTTACCTTTCTTCGGAAACCGGCTTTTCAAATGTTGTGTGGTCCAGTAGCGGTACACCTGCGAGCGGTTTCTTACTCCGGCGGACTCATCCGACGCAGCCTCTTTCACCATGTGCAGGACATAAGGCACCTGCAGTGTTTCCGGAAAATACAAAGCCAGGTGTCCCAGATTCTCTTTCCACATCGATTCCGGAAGAAAACCTTTCCGCTGTTTTTCCTCCACCGGCTGGATGCGGACCCGGAAACTTGCGTCCTGGCCGCGCCGCACGATGGAAGTCGTGGCCAGCGGACCGAACCCCACCGGCCGCGTGGCGATCAGAATGAAATTGTCCTTAAGCGCGTCGCCATCGACGATCACATCCATGTAAAACCGGAAGCGGTCTTCAGGAAGCATCTGCTCGAAGCCGTCCAGCAGAAACAGAATCTGTCCCGTCCACACCAGCCGTTCCACGGTGCGGCCCAGAAGCTCCTCCTTGATGACAAGGTCTTCCTGTTCATCCTGTTCGCGCAGAACGACATCCATCACCTCGCGGTAGAACATCGGGTAAAACTGCCCGAACCCGCTCCCGTCCGGCAAACGCGCCAAGTCACAGATCACCGGCACGGGGTATTCCTCCGGCGTTTCCGCTTTCAGCATGCGTTCCTGGTACACTTTCAGGAAGGTGGATTTTCCCATGCCCGAAGGGGCTTCCAGGAAAACCTTGGTCGGGGAGACGTCCAGCAGGTTCTCGGTGATCTCGCGCGGCGTGGGGAACACCTGCTCGTGCAGGCTCTGGCGAAAGCGCACGGGATTGTTGTCGAGCAACACGGGTTCGATGAAGCGGTCGGCTTCCCGCCCTTCTCCCAGGATGCCGTTCAACTCTTCGCTTACCTGACGCAGCATCTGCCTGCGGTACACCTCGATCACCCACTCGGGTGATTCTTCGGGACGCGCGCTGGCTTTCGGCGCTTCGCTTTCGGGGCGAAGTATGGGTGTGTCTTCACTTTCACTCAAGGCGGTTTTCCCATATAATCGGTGGAACCTTCTCATTGTATCTGAATCGTCCCTGAAAGCGTAGCATACAGGAATCCGGCCATCCGGTTCAAACCGCCATGATCCCACTCCACGACGAAAACCCGACCCGCACCTTTCCTATCTTCACCATCGGCCTCATCGCCGCCAATACTCTGGTATTTTTCTGGGAGTTGTCGCTCGCCCGGGAGGGGACACAATTCATAACCGAATACGGGCTGGTACCGTACCAGTTGACAAACCGGCCGCTGGAGAATTACCCAAACATTTTTTCATCGATGTTCATGCATGCCGGCCTGGGGCACTTGGCGGGAAACATGCTGTACCTGTGGATCTTCGGCAATAATATTGAAGACCAGCTGGGAAAACTGAGGTTCGTTCTTTTTTACCTGACCTGCGGGGCGCTGGCGGCGGCGGCACATGTTTCCGCCGAATTGGACTCAACCATTCCCATGGTGGGTGCCAGCGGAGCCATCTCTGGAATCCTCGGCGCGTACCTGATGCTGTTTCCCTTTTCCCGCGTAAAGACGCTGGTATTCCTGGGGTTCTTCATCACCATCGTGCGCATCCCGGCAATCTTTCTGTTGCTGCTGTGGATTGGGTTGCAGGTGTTGAACAACATGGCGGCCGGACCGGACGGTGGAGGCGTGGCGTGGCTCGCACACATCGGCGGGTTCATCGTCGGAGCGGTGCTCATCCATCCCTTCCGAATGAGCGCCCGCACCGGATGAACCTCCGGATCAAAATGTCATCAACGAATAAAACAATATCGACGCAAGCACCGCAAACAAAACAAGGATCGCACCGAACATCCAGTTGGGCACACGGGGGTAATGCGCTCCGCTCGCTCCGTACGGAGCACCGCAGTACGGGCAAATCTGGAAACCATCTTCAAATTCTTTTTGACACTGGTGGCACTGTATAAAAGTCACGTTCCCTTCCTTCGTCACACTCTTCCATCCCTCAGGCAGGGCGCCTGAATTAATACCGATTCTCGGGGATTATTTTAACCCGATTAAGTGCAAACGTAGAAGGTTCAATGCGGCTTGTGCGGCACGTTCTTTATTTCGCAAGCGGTCTTGCGGAAATACAAATTTCTGACATGAGGTAAGCGTTTTACCCGCGACGGCGATATAGGTGAGACCCACGGGTTTGGTTGCCGTACCGCCATCCGGACCGGCGATCCCCGTCACCGACACCGCCCAGTCCGTGCCGGCACATTGGCGGGCTCCTTCCGCCATGGCACGCGCAACCTCTTCACTGACGGCACCATGGCGTTCCACCAGGGCGGCATCCACACCCAGGCTTTTGACCTTCGCCTCGTTGCTGTACGTCAACCATCCCTGCAAAAAATAACGGGAACTGCCGGGAATATTTGTCAGACGATGACCGATCAATCCGCCTGTGCAGGACTCCGCAACAGCGACGGTTTCGCCCCGATCGACCAAAAGTTGCCCCAGCACACTTTCCATTGTTTGTTCATCCCGGGCGTAGATATATGAGGAAAGGACCTTCTCCAAAAGCGTTTCCGCCTGTTCGATTTTGGCGGAGGTTTCCTCTACATTTTCACCGTAAGCGGTGAGATGGATGCGCACACCGAGGTGGGAGGGTAACGACGCCACCTGCACCAGGTTCTCCAACTCGTCAACAGGCCCGAACATTTCCCACAGGGCGGACTCGACCAGGCCCGTGGTCCACAACATGCGTTGTTGCAGGCACAGGTTGCCGGCGGGGGCGACATCGGGAAGAATGTACTGCCGGGTCAAGTGCTCGGCCTCGCGTGGCACCCCGGGAAGAACATAGACGCGCTGCTCTCCGCGCTCGAACATCAATCCGGGCGCGGTGCCCTGGTCGTTGTACAGCGGACGTCCGTCCTTCGGAACCTCCGCCTGGCGAAGCGCCGCATCGGGAACCGGCCTTTGCCGCTTTTCAAAGAATACGCGGATCATCTCCTCCACTTTCGGGTCCCGCACCAGCGGAGTTCCAAAGTAATCGGCCAGCACGTCCTTGGTGATGTCATCGTGCGTCGCCCCGAGGCCGCCGGTCACGATAACCAAATCGACCCGTGAAAGAGCCTGGTCCAGTGCCGAACGGATCGCGTCGGCGTCGTCGCCTACGACGGAAATGCGTCCCACCTGCAATCCGTGCATGCGCAACTGGCCACAAATGAAGGTCGAGTTGGTGTCTGAAACAAGGCCATTCAGCAATTCGTTGCCAACGGCGACGATTTCGGCCTGGGGTATATCGTATTTATTCTTCATGGAATCGATAACACTTGCCGGAGCACCCGGGGCCGGGGTCCGGTTTTTCGCGAAATCCTGCTTGTATTGAACCGGGGCGATCAAGTAGGCTTGATTGGACCACATTCGCCGGCGAAACTCAACGACGAGCCCCGGCCCTGCCCTCTTCCATTGGCATTATGAACGATATCGAACGGCTTTTGAACGACCTGAAAAAAGTGGACCCGAAGATCCGCAAACAGGCCACGCAATCCCTCTGGATGCGCTGGTACCAGGAGTGTGGTGAGGCGGCGGAGAGAAAGCTCTATGCAGGCATCCGCTTCATGGATTTGGGAGAACTTTCGCGGGCCCGCCTTCACTTTGCGGACCTGGTCGATCAGTTTCCCGAGTATACAGAAGCCCACAACAAGCTCGCCACGGTGCTTTACCTGGAAGGAAACTACGAAGCAGCCATAGCCGAATGCCGGAAGGTGGTTGAAAGAATCCCGCATCACTTCGGGGCCTGGAACGGAATGGGCATGTGCCTGTTTCACCTTGGCCGCCTCAACGAAGCCATTCACAGCTTTCAGAAAGCGCTGGAAATCCAGCCCTACGCCGAGGACAACCGCCACTACATCGGCCTCTGCCGCGGCAAGTTGAATTGAACCGCGAAGTGTTTTAGTCTTTTAAACAACCGATTGACACCGCCTCCCTGGGAACATCATTTCCAAAGCGCAGTGCTTTCCATCACGATCAACACCATCGTAAGGAGTTGCCTTGTTCGGATTTCGCGCCCGCTGGTCCGAGGACACCAGCGCCGGGTTGGATGCGGAAACGCGCACCCGCCGGACGTTTCGTCTCGATCTCGCCCGCGGTGTGTGCCGCGGCATCCTGACCTCCGGCACGCAGACGTTTGGGCTGTTCATCGCCATCCGCGTGTTTCAGGCGGGAGACATGTCCAAGGCATTGATCGGTTCCGCCCCGTTCATCGGCATGCTGGTGTCCCTGCTTCTCGTCCATTACGCTTCAAAATCGGGGTTCCGCAAATCCGTACTGGGCGCGCTTCCCGCCGCCGTGTGCGGCGTGCTGCTGTTCGCAGCGGCATTCGCCAACACGCTGACCACCTACACCGTGTGCCTGGTGCTGGCGTTCATGGCGCTCACCAGCCTGGTGCCGTTTCTCACCGCAATCTACAACGACAACTATCCGGAAGACCAACGCGGCAAATACTTTTCCCGCTCGGTGCTGGCGCTGGTGCTGGTTTCTGTGATTGCGGGGTTCCTGGGATCCGCCGCCATGGATGCGGACCTCGACAACTACCGCTGGATTCTGGTCACTCTGGGGATGGCCGCCCTTGGCAAGGCCTGCGTGGTGTACGCCATGCCCTCCGGCATCATCGAAAACGGCGAGCATAAAAACCCGCTCGGCAACCTGAAGCTGGTTTTTGAGGACCGCAACTTCGGCTATGTTCTTTTGACGTGGTTCATCATGGGTTTCGCCAACCTGTGGACCCTGCCGCTCCGCGTGGATTACATCACCTCCAGCAAGTACGGCATCGAGGGTTCCGCGTTGTTCGTGGCGCTCATCATCACCGTCATCCCGGACCTCATGCGCGCTCTGTCCACGCCGTTTCTGGCGCGGCTGTTCGACAAGATGAATTTCATCGTCCTGCGCATGATTTTGAACTTGCTGTTCGCCATTGGCGTGGGCCTGTTTTTCCTGACGAAGGACCCTTACCTCATCGCCACCGCCTCGGCGTTCATCGGCATGGCTTTCGGCGGCGGCGCCATTGCGTGGAGCCTGTGGGTCACCAAATACGCCCCGCCTGGGAAAGTAGCGGCGTACATGTCGGTCCACGTCGGGCTCACCGGCGTGCGCGGCACCATCGGCCCGATGCTCGGGTTCTGGATGGTGAACCAGGTCGGTCCCGTGAACATCGGCCTCATTTCGTTCAGCATGATGATCATCGCCACCGTCATGCTGATCCCGGAGATCAAGCACGGCAGGCGCAAGCGCGGGCCCATTCCGGCGGAGGATTTCGAGCCCATCGAGCCGAAATGAACCGTTTCTCCCGGCCCTCTTGAACTGCCATGGGAATCTTGCTATAAACGCAGGACTTCGATTTAAATTTCCGCGCCCGTTCCGTTGAAGGATCAGACCAAGCAGGTCGAACGCAAAAACAATAACCTCAAGACACCGTATGGCGAATCGTCTTCAAGTTGACCCGCAGTTTCCGCAGACGCTTCAGGCGGTGATCACACCCATCAAACGGTCACTGGCGGAGGGCGGCTCGATCGCATTCCCGACCGACACGTTTTATGGATTGGGAGTGGACCCCGCCAACGCCGAGGCGGTGGAAAAGATTTTCACCATCAAGGAACGTCCGGCGGACAAACCCATTCTGGTCCTCATCGACGACCGGGAACAGTTGAAGGACTGGGCGGCGAAGGTGCCGGAACTTGCGGTGAAAGCAATGGATGCGTTCTGGCCCGGCCCTCTGACCCTGCTGTTTCCGGCGCGCGACGACATTCCCAAAGCCCTGACGGCGGGAACGGGGAAGATCGGTATCCGGCTGCCGGACTCGGCGATTGCGCGGCAACTGGTACGCGACCTGGGTCACGCCCTCACCGCCCCCAGCGCCAA
Coding sequences within it:
- a CDS encoding tetratricopeptide repeat protein, which codes for MNDIERLLNDLKKVDPKIRKQATQSLWMRWYQECGEAAERKLYAGIRFMDLGELSRARLHFADLVDQFPEYTEAHNKLATVLYLEGNYEAAIAECRKVVERIPHHFGAWNGMGMCLFHLGRLNEAIHSFQKALEIQPYAEDNRHYIGLCRGKLN
- a CDS encoding MFS transporter, coding for MFGFRARWSEDTSAGLDAETRTRRTFRLDLARGVCRGILTSGTQTFGLFIAIRVFQAGDMSKALIGSAPFIGMLVSLLLVHYASKSGFRKSVLGALPAAVCGVLLFAAAFANTLTTYTVCLVLAFMALTSLVPFLTAIYNDNYPEDQRGKYFSRSVLALVLVSVIAGFLGSAAMDADLDNYRWILVTLGMAALGKACVVYAMPSGIIENGEHKNPLGNLKLVFEDRNFGYVLLTWFIMGFANLWTLPLRVDYITSSKYGIEGSALFVALIITVIPDLMRALSTPFLARLFDKMNFIVLRMILNLLFAIGVGLFFLTKDPYLIATASAFIGMAFGGGAIAWSLWVTKYAPPGKVAAYMSVHVGLTGVRGTIGPMLGFWMVNQVGPVNIGLISFSMMIIATVMLIPEIKHGRRKRGPIPAEDFEPIEPK
- a CDS encoding L-threonylcarbamoyladenylate synthase, encoding MANRLQVDPQFPQTLQAVITPIKRSLAEGGSIAFPTDTFYGLGVDPANAEAVEKIFTIKERPADKPILVLIDDREQLKDWAAKVPELAVKAMDAFWPGPLTLLFPARDDIPKALTAGTGKIGIRLPDSAIARQLVRDLGHALTAPSANKSETENPVNADDVNQSIGSAIDWIIDAGPAPGNAPSTVLDVTSTPPVIVREGAIARADIEAALGLSPA